A portion of the Armatimonadota bacterium genome contains these proteins:
- the truB gene encoding tRNA pseudouridine(55) synthase TruB, producing the protein MDAVLNVLKPPGMTSHDVVDVVRRLVRQRRVGHTGTLDPSAAGVLVLVLGRATRIAEFLTLSDKAYRVEVTFGIATDTGDAFGAVTGTADASGVTAAAVEAHLPRFTGEVEQVPPMASAIKVEGRRLYERARRGEVVAVPPRRVVIHRLALVDFWGGTHPRALLDVECSKGTYIRALARDLGAALGVGGHASFMLRRRVGPFTLEESLTLEELGALQASGTLEQAAVSMDQALRDLPAVDLLPGQRRQVLEGTPLPLFRVPGWQHLPPDRPVRLRDEQGLVALARVEHGRLRPFKVLRGGTPPP; encoded by the coding sequence GTGGACGCCGTCCTGAACGTCCTCAAGCCCCCGGGGATGACCTCCCACGACGTTGTGGACGTGGTGCGGCGCCTGGTGCGCCAGCGCCGGGTGGGACACACGGGCACGCTCGATCCCTCGGCGGCCGGTGTCCTCGTCCTGGTGCTGGGCCGGGCCACGCGCATCGCGGAGTTCCTCACGCTCTCGGACAAGGCCTACCGTGTGGAAGTGACGTTCGGCATCGCCACCGACACCGGGGACGCCTTCGGCGCCGTCACCGGGACGGCCGACGCCTCGGGGGTGACGGCCGCCGCGGTGGAAGCCCACCTCCCCCGCTTCACCGGGGAGGTCGAGCAGGTGCCCCCGATGGCCTCCGCCATCAAGGTCGAAGGGCGGCGCCTCTACGAGCGGGCCCGCCGGGGCGAGGTGGTGGCGGTACCCCCGCGCCGCGTCGTCATCCACCGGCTGGCCCTGGTGGACTTCTGGGGCGGTACCCACCCGCGCGCGCTGCTGGACGTGGAGTGCTCCAAGGGGACCTATATCCGTGCCCTGGCCCGCGACCTGGGCGCGGCCCTGGGGGTGGGCGGGCACGCCTCCTTCATGCTGCGCCGCCGGGTCGGGCCCTTCACGCTGGAGGAGAGCCTGACGCTGGAGGAGCTCGGGGCCCTGCAGGCCTCAGGCACCCTGGAGCAGGCGGCGGTGTCGATGGACCAGGCGCTGCGCGACCTCCCCGCCGTGGACCTCCTGCCCGGCCAGCGCCGGCAGGTCCTGGAGGGCACCCCCCTGCCGCTCTTCCGGGTGCCCGGGTGGCAGCACCTCCCGCCCGACCGCCCGGTGCGGCTGCGCGACGAGCAGGGGCTCGTGGCCCTCGCGCGGGTGGAGCACGGGCGCCTGCGTCCCTTCAAGGTGCTGCGGGGCGGCACCCCGCCGCCCTGA
- a CDS encoding bifunctional riboflavin kinase/FAD synthetase, producing the protein MDVYRGLEAFVHDGRPVVVALGTFDGVHLGHQAVLGQARAAASARGGRSVALTFDPHPQRVVAPPAGPFLLTTLEERLELLAALGLDAAVVVTFDDALRRTPPEGWVERLVGTLRPVEVVTGTTYRYGRDRAGTVEDLAASGRRYGFTVTAVPPTLAGGAPVSSTRIRGLLRDGAVEEAGQLLGRPYAVRGRVVPGDGRGRRLGFPTANLHPPAEKLLPGPGVYAGLARLQGAGGGEAPAPGWAAAVNVGTRPTFGAGPLTVEAYLLDFSGDLYGREVEVAFLRRLRDEAAFGRVEDLVRQIAEDVRQVRALLAASGRGTLGPGR; encoded by the coding sequence GTGGACGTCTACCGCGGTCTGGAGGCCTTCGTCCACGACGGCCGGCCGGTGGTGGTGGCGCTCGGCACCTTCGACGGCGTCCACCTGGGCCACCAGGCCGTCCTGGGGCAGGCCCGCGCCGCCGCCTCCGCCCGCGGCGGGCGCAGCGTCGCCCTGACCTTCGACCCGCACCCCCAGCGGGTCGTCGCACCGCCCGCCGGGCCCTTCCTCCTGACCACCCTGGAGGAGCGCCTCGAGCTGCTGGCGGCGCTGGGACTCGACGCCGCGGTCGTGGTGACCTTCGACGACGCCCTGCGCCGGACGCCGCCGGAGGGGTGGGTGGAGCGGCTCGTGGGCACGCTGCGTCCGGTGGAGGTGGTGACAGGGACCACCTACCGGTACGGGCGCGACCGGGCGGGGACCGTCGAGGACCTGGCCGCCTCCGGCCGCCGGTACGGGTTTACTGTCACCGCCGTCCCTCCGACGCTGGCCGGCGGCGCGCCCGTGAGCAGCACCCGTATCCGCGGCCTCCTGCGGGACGGGGCAGTGGAGGAAGCAGGGCAGCTACTGGGCCGTCCCTACGCCGTGCGCGGCCGGGTGGTGCCCGGTGATGGGCGCGGCAGGCGTCTCGGATTCCCCACGGCCAACCTCCACCCCCCTGCGGAGAAGCTCCTGCCGGGGCCGGGGGTCTATGCCGGGCTGGCCCGCCTGCAGGGAGCGGGCGGAGGGGAAGCGCCGGCGCCCGGGTGGGCCGCCGCGGTGAATGTCGGCACGCGCCCCACCTTTGGCGCGGGGCCGCTCACCGTGGAGGCCTACCTGCTCGACTTCTCGGGGGACCTCTACGGCCGGGAGGTGGAGGTGGCCTTCCTGCGCCGGCTCCGCGACGAGGCGGCCTTCGGCCGGGTGGAGGACCTGGTCCGGCAAATCGCCGAGGACGTGCGGCAGGTGCGTGCGCTCCTGGCCGCCTCCGGGCGGGGCACTCTCGGTCCGGGGCGGTGA
- the rpsO gene encoding 30S ribosomal protein S15 — MALNAEIKQRIVQAHGRHERDTGSAEVQIALLTERINQLTEHLKQHKKDFHSRRGLLKMVGKRRRLLAYLMRHDPPRYREVVERLGLRR; from the coding sequence ATGGCGCTCAATGCGGAGATCAAGCAGCGCATCGTGCAGGCGCATGGCCGCCACGAGCGCGACACCGGGTCGGCGGAGGTTCAGATCGCCCTGCTGACCGAGCGGATCAACCAGCTCACCGAGCACCTCAAACAGCACAAGAAGGACTTCCACTCCCGGCGGGGGCTGCTGAAGATGGTGGGCAAGCGGCGGCGCCTGCTGGCCTACCTGATGCGCCACGACCCCCCTCGGTACCGCGAGGTGGTCGAGCGGCTGGGTCTGCGTCGATGA